From the genome of Neodiprion pinetum isolate iyNeoPine1 chromosome 3, iyNeoPine1.2, whole genome shotgun sequence, one region includes:
- the LOC124214544 gene encoding uncharacterized protein has translation MDDSDLLLISSVYLGAILVNRRRERIRRRRRRLWVRPINMRRRQQGAFHNLFQELKTDPQMFWKHARMTLPSFQNLLDIANPSLLKRSPRAINPEQRLALTLRFLSRDKVPAIAFAYRVGLSTVHKIIKETSDALGRVLGHRYLQAPSKEEYLQIAEGFWQLWNFPHCLGAIDGKHVDAQCPPNSGTLYFNYHKRYSVVLMAVCDHNYKFTLVDIGSAGKNSDGGIFAISDLNPENRQLNIPEGASKLSGSDIQMPYFFIGDEAFPIGKHLMRPFTGNYLGERKNIFNYRLSRARRIIENSFGILAKKWAIYNRPIVAIPENINKYILTTVCLHNYIRHQEGDNIQFQNNDEVIENIENGIAYAVNVRETLSNYFLTPPGMVNWQYDYVTRGQNLD, from the exons ATGGATGACTCTGATTTATTGTTAATTTCCTCGGTTTATCTGGGAGCAATTTTGGTAAATCGCCGAAGAGAGAGAATACGTCGGCGGCGCAGACGTTTGTGGGTCCGACCAATTAACATGCGCAGACGGCAGCAGGGTGCTTTCCACAATCTCTTTCAAGAGTTGAAAACTGATCCGCAGATGTTCTGGAAACATGCTCGTATGACACTTCCATCATTCCAGAACTTATTGGATATTGCAAATCCAAGTTTGTTAAAAAGAAGTCCACGTGCTATTAATCCTGAACAACGACTCGCTTTGACGCTACG atttttaagtAGAGACAAAGTTCCTGCCATAGCGTTTGCTTATCGTGTTGGTCTGTCAACAGTGCATAAGATAATCAAAGAGACCAGCGACGCATTGGGGAGAGTTCTTGGCCACAGATATCTTCAAGCGCCTTCGAAAGaagaatatttacaaattgcTGAAGGCTTTTGGCAACTATGGAATTTTCCACATTGCTTGGGGGCGATCGATGGTAAACATGTCGATGCACAATGTCCGCCCAACTCTGGCACTCTGTACTTCAATTATCATAAGAGATACAGCGTAGTACTGATGGCTGTATGTGATCATAATTACAAATTCACACTAGTTGATATCGGCTCCGCTGGTAAGAACAGTGATGGTGGAATTTTCGCAATTAGCGACTTGAATCCTGAAAACCGGCAGCTAAATATCCCTGAAGGAGCCAGCAAATTGAGCGGAAGCGACATTCAAATgccttattttttcatcggaGACGAAGCATTTCCTATCGGTAAACATTTGATGAGGCCTTTCACAGGAAATTATCTTggcgaacgtaaaaatatcttcAATTATCGACTGTCTCGAGCACGGCGTATAATAGAAAATTCGTTTGGGATTTTAGCTAAAAAATGGGCAATTTACAATCGACCCATTGTTGCGATcccagaaaatataaataaatatattttaacaaCTGTGTGTTTACACAATTACATCCGCCACCAAGAAGGTGACAATATTCAGTTTCAAAACAACGATGAAGTTATCGAGAATATCGAAAATGGGATTGCATATGCAGTAAACGTAAGAGAAACTTTGAGCAATTATTTCTTAACACCACCGGGAATGGTAAATTGGCAGTACGATTATGTGACTAGGGGGCAAAATCtagactaa